In Cupriavidus basilensis, the following proteins share a genomic window:
- a CDS encoding fatty acid--CoA ligase yields the protein MQSSETPSPPAGSQYPLLIKQLLLSPLTQAPDQSIVYRDNHRYTYRALRERIGRLAFGLQSLGVGHGDTVAVLDWDSHRYLECFLAVPMMGAVLMTANIRLSPQQLQYTLEQSKPKVLLVHRDFLELVESFSEVVRNAKCLLILDDEEDCTAAGGYEALLARSRADFRFPDFDENTCATQFYTSGTTGLPKGVSYSHRQIVLHTLAVCAAFAMPASQGRFHRGDVYMPLTPMFHVHAWGMPYVATMMGVKQVYPGRYTPEGILALRAREGVTFSHCVPTILQMLLDRADLDRVGLSGWKIVVGGASFPTSLASRAMEHGIDAFAGYGMSETCPFVTTSHLGPSLCATDDSAEAMTYRTRAGRALPLMDIQIVDEAMQPVPEGNHTQGEIVLRAPWLTQAYHMNASATEELWRGGYLHTGDIGILDEAGYLRITDRLKDVIKTGGEWLSSSTLEDLIRQHQYVREAAVIAVPDSRWGERPMAIVVATTPSPSSFNAAAIRNHLSDYVTSGHIPKYAIPETIHFVDELPRTSVGKYDKRAMRERYQHVRGPS from the coding sequence ATGCAATCCAGCGAGACACCCTCTCCACCGGCGGGGAGCCAGTACCCCTTGCTAATCAAGCAACTGCTGCTTTCACCATTGACGCAAGCCCCCGATCAGTCGATTGTCTACCGTGATAATCACCGGTATACATACCGCGCACTCAGGGAGCGGATCGGCAGGCTCGCATTCGGACTGCAATCGCTGGGGGTTGGCCACGGCGATACCGTGGCGGTACTCGACTGGGACAGTCACCGGTACCTGGAGTGCTTCCTCGCGGTGCCGATGATGGGTGCCGTACTGATGACGGCCAACATCCGCTTGAGCCCGCAGCAGCTTCAATATACGCTTGAGCAATCGAAGCCGAAAGTCCTGCTGGTTCACCGCGACTTTCTCGAACTCGTGGAATCGTTCAGCGAGGTCGTCAGGAACGCGAAGTGCCTGCTGATCCTGGATGACGAGGAGGACTGCACCGCGGCTGGCGGCTACGAAGCGCTGCTGGCCCGGAGTCGCGCCGATTTCCGATTCCCCGACTTTGATGAAAACACCTGCGCCACGCAGTTCTATACGAGCGGCACGACGGGATTGCCCAAGGGAGTCTCCTACAGTCATCGCCAGATCGTGCTCCATACGCTCGCCGTCTGCGCGGCGTTTGCCATGCCAGCCAGCCAGGGGCGCTTTCACAGGGGCGATGTCTACATGCCACTCACGCCGATGTTCCACGTCCACGCGTGGGGCATGCCTTATGTCGCGACCATGATGGGGGTGAAACAGGTCTATCCCGGGCGCTATACACCCGAAGGGATCCTGGCACTGCGCGCTCGGGAGGGCGTAACGTTCTCCCATTGCGTTCCCACTATCCTGCAGATGCTTCTCGATCGGGCCGACCTTGATCGCGTCGGCCTCTCGGGGTGGAAGATCGTGGTCGGCGGCGCCTCGTTCCCCACGAGTCTGGCAAGCAGAGCGATGGAACACGGGATCGATGCATTTGCCGGCTACGGTATGTCGGAGACCTGCCCTTTCGTCACCACCTCGCATCTGGGACCGTCCCTTTGCGCTACGGACGATTCAGCCGAGGCGATGACATACCGGACACGCGCCGGGCGCGCATTGCCGCTTATGGATATACAGATCGTCGATGAGGCGATGCAGCCGGTGCCTGAGGGAAATCATACCCAAGGGGAAATCGTGCTGCGCGCCCCGTGGCTTACGCAGGCGTACCACATGAATGCGTCTGCCACGGAAGAACTCTGGCGCGGTGGCTATCTCCATACAGGTGATATTGGTATTCTCGACGAAGCCGGATACTTGCGGATCACCGACCGCCTGAAGGATGTGATCAAGACGGGAGGTGAATGGTTGTCGTCGAGCACATTGGAGGACCTGATTCGCCAGCATCAGTATGTTCGCGAAGCCGCCGTTATCGCCGTCCCCGATTCCAGGTGGGGTGAGCGTCCGATGGCGATCGTCGTTGCAACGACGCCCTCCCCAAGCTCGTTCAATGCAGCCGCCATCCGGAACCACCTGTCAGACTACGTCACCTCGGGGCACATTCCGAAGTATGCTATCCCGGAGACGATACACTTTGTCGACGAGTTGCCGCGCACCAGCGTGGGCAAGTACGACAAGCGTGCTATGCGCGAACGCTACCAGCATGTCAGGGGACCAAGTTGA
- a CDS encoding alpha/beta fold hydrolase: protein MTGIAPPLDPAVPEGILVLVHGYLDGPDVWARVVERLELPGWRILCVAWGEDQPPPSTSELQLEQYASAVLAEVRLACISGSEAVVVVGHSMGGQIGELVARRLGSRAAGLALVTSAPLAGYALPPPVMERFMSRAGMKDSDAIRQGKRSLAVALDEEGLDILVRCTLATSRDKALAQLRAWTGGHPAGRSPSSVDHPVLCIATDDKFFSEELVGAAAARFPNGTMARVAGAGHWPQLEQPEALAQTLTNFIRTLPGQTADQR, encoded by the coding sequence ATGACGGGTATAGCGCCGCCACTCGATCCTGCGGTACCGGAGGGCATCCTTGTGCTCGTGCACGGCTATCTAGACGGCCCCGATGTCTGGGCTCGCGTTGTCGAAAGACTCGAGCTGCCCGGCTGGCGCATCCTCTGCGTTGCATGGGGAGAAGACCAGCCACCGCCATCCACGTCCGAACTGCAACTCGAGCAGTACGCCAGCGCGGTCCTGGCGGAAGTCCGGCTTGCGTGCATTTCGGGCTCGGAAGCCGTCGTTGTTGTAGGCCATAGCATGGGCGGCCAGATCGGCGAGCTCGTGGCCCGTCGTCTTGGGTCTCGCGCAGCGGGGCTGGCTCTGGTCACTTCTGCCCCGCTGGCCGGCTATGCCTTGCCACCGCCGGTCATGGAGCGCTTCATGTCGCGCGCAGGCATGAAGGACAGCGATGCAATCCGCCAAGGAAAGCGAAGCCTCGCCGTAGCGCTGGATGAAGAGGGGCTGGATATCCTGGTCCGCTGCACGCTCGCAACGAGCCGCGACAAAGCGCTTGCGCAACTGCGCGCATGGACCGGAGGCCATCCGGCCGGCAGGTCTCCGTCATCGGTTGACCATCCCGTTCTCTGCATTGCCACTGACGACAAGTTCTTCAGCGAAGAACTTGTGGGAGCGGCGGCGGCCCGTTTTCCAAACGGGACGATGGCCAGGGTGGCCGGCGCCGGCCACTGGCCCCAACTGGAACAGCCGGAAGCATTGGCGCAAACACTGACGAACTTCATCCGCACGCTGCCAGGACAGACTGCAGATCAACGCTGA
- a CDS encoding OmpW/AlkL family protein, which translates to MQGRIIVRNIFAAIPIAFALCNAAHADEPDNTIKIGYAYVNLNLKSGDLTGPPGTTPPGLRMGVKDLDILAISVERRLSRNWAVQLQAGVPPTLTAVGAGTGQSVGTVATARIWFPTVLALYTFTDVPVIRPYLGAGVTYTFFTDEKSSSTYTAAVQGTSSSIHLQNSWSPYARIGFEYPIDKHWAINMEYSRFRMKTVATVVTQTPGIGAISRRIDIKGYPQIFGLTLGYKF; encoded by the coding sequence ATGCAAGGAAGGATCATTGTCCGGAATATTTTCGCGGCGATTCCAATCGCATTCGCGCTATGCAATGCGGCCCACGCCGATGAGCCCGACAACACCATCAAAATCGGCTATGCCTATGTCAACTTGAATCTCAAGTCTGGCGATCTGACTGGTCCCCCGGGCACTACGCCGCCCGGTCTCAGGATGGGGGTCAAGGATCTGGACATCCTTGCGATCAGCGTTGAGCGGCGGCTTTCCCGCAACTGGGCAGTGCAGCTCCAGGCGGGAGTTCCCCCAACCTTGACTGCTGTCGGCGCGGGCACTGGTCAATCCGTAGGAACGGTTGCGACGGCGCGCATCTGGTTTCCAACCGTCCTGGCGCTCTACACGTTTACCGACGTACCTGTTATCCGGCCGTATCTTGGCGCCGGGGTCACCTACACATTCTTTACCGATGAGAAATCGAGCAGCACCTATACAGCGGCAGTACAAGGCACCAGTAGCTCCATTCACTTGCAGAACTCCTGGAGTCCTTATGCACGAATCGGCTTTGAGTATCCGATTGACAAGCACTGGGCCATCAATATGGAGTACTCCAGATTTCGCATGAAAACTGTGGCAACTGTTGTCACACAAACGCCAGGTATTGGCGCCATCTCCCGTCGGATCGACATCAAGGGGTATCCGCAGATATTCGGCTTGACCCTTGGATATAAGTTCTGA
- a CDS encoding SDR family oxidoreductase produces the protein MLHESRPAIFVTGAASGIGRACAELFAQRGWFVGLYDVDVEGAEAVAATLGKGNAVAGALDVSDADAWHRALAEFWVRSGERLDVLLNNAGILATGPFETVALARHEAMLAVNVQGMINGCHCAFRYLQRSPGARVINMASATAIYGQPELVTYSATKFAVRGFTEGLDLEWSKFGIGVCDIWPSFVKTDMAENFAQLASARSLGIRLKPADVAAAVWACAVTRPRLHKTHWTVGLQAGFLAALTRIAPPAFSRQAVRYFAR, from the coding sequence ATGCTGCACGAAAGCCGGCCGGCGATTTTCGTGACTGGCGCAGCCTCCGGAATCGGACGCGCCTGCGCTGAACTCTTCGCGCAACGCGGCTGGTTCGTCGGACTCTACGACGTCGACGTGGAAGGCGCCGAAGCGGTCGCAGCCACTTTGGGCAAGGGCAACGCCGTCGCTGGCGCGCTTGACGTGAGCGACGCCGACGCGTGGCACCGAGCGCTGGCCGAGTTCTGGGTGCGCAGCGGCGAACGGCTTGACGTGCTCCTCAACAACGCCGGCATCCTCGCCACGGGGCCGTTCGAGACCGTGGCCCTGGCGCGGCATGAAGCGATGCTGGCCGTGAACGTGCAGGGGATGATCAACGGTTGCCACTGCGCGTTTCGCTACCTGCAACGCTCCCCAGGTGCCCGCGTGATCAACATGGCATCGGCCACGGCCATCTACGGCCAGCCCGAACTGGTGACTTATTCGGCGACGAAGTTTGCCGTGCGCGGTTTCACCGAGGGGCTCGATCTCGAGTGGAGCAAGTTCGGCATCGGCGTCTGCGACATCTGGCCGAGTTTTGTCAAGACCGATATGGCGGAGAACTTTGCGCAGCTCGCCAGTGCGAGGTCGCTGGGCATTCGTCTGAAGCCGGCCGACGTTGCGGCCGCCGTGTGGGCCTGCGCGGTGACCAGGCCACGGCTTCACAAGACCCATTGGACCGTCGGCTTGCAGGCCGGCTTCCTGGCCGCCCTTACGCGAATCGCACCGCCTGCGTTCAGCCGGCAGGCGGTTCGGTACTTCGCGCGATAG
- a CDS encoding enoyl-CoA hydratase/isomerase family protein gives MTQPNDAALVLYELHQGVAIVTLNRPPQNRLNRPLYAELEAAVRQGVRQGARCMLFRSNLDDFCLGGDFREWPHLQTHSARRERFGYSNGILNAIESLPIPTISQINGRAYGGGFEFALHTDLIIAAKSARFRFTEATLGVSPLAGGVQRIAERCGRSVAARLVMLSEEITAAEAFSLNIVAKVVADEQLAEVALAHAEGLAAGPTRAHAVTKSVLGAWSAGGVRSADEVMIEHVSVLLATDDVQRGVSSAIQAIDAGVARPEIPFNGQ, from the coding sequence ATGACGCAACCCAACGATGCAGCGCTCGTTCTCTACGAACTGCACCAGGGCGTCGCCATCGTGACGCTCAACCGTCCGCCCCAAAACCGCCTGAATCGCCCGCTCTATGCCGAGCTGGAGGCCGCGGTGCGCCAGGGCGTTCGCCAAGGTGCGCGATGCATGCTGTTTCGCAGCAACCTCGATGACTTCTGCCTCGGTGGCGACTTCCGTGAGTGGCCTCACCTCCAAACACACAGCGCACGACGCGAACGCTTTGGCTATTCGAACGGCATCCTGAACGCGATCGAATCGCTGCCGATCCCGACCATCAGCCAGATCAACGGCCGGGCATATGGCGGCGGCTTCGAGTTTGCGCTGCACACCGACCTGATCATCGCCGCCAAATCGGCAAGGTTCCGCTTTACCGAAGCGACACTGGGCGTCTCTCCGCTGGCAGGCGGCGTACAACGCATCGCCGAGCGCTGTGGCCGCAGCGTGGCTGCGCGACTGGTGATGCTGTCGGAGGAAATCACGGCGGCAGAAGCCTTCTCCCTGAATATCGTCGCCAAGGTGGTCGCCGATGAGCAACTCGCAGAGGTGGCACTCGCTCACGCCGAAGGACTTGCCGCAGGTCCCACGCGCGCACACGCCGTAACCAAATCGGTGCTCGGCGCATGGTCCGCGGGCGGCGTGCGCAGCGCCGATGAAGTGATGATCGAGCATGTCTCGGTGTTGCTCGCCACCGACGATGTGCAGCGTGGCGTCAGCTCCGCGATCCAGGCGATCGACGCGGGCGTGGCCCGGCCGGAGATTCCGTTCAACGGGCAGTGA
- a CDS encoding class I adenylate-forming enzyme family protein, whose translation MRLSLLPDSRAASAPDAPCVADARTSLSNRDFQARVLAAASVLADRGIGAGDVVALMLPNQVEFVVAMFAAWRLGAAVTPINPGLTINEATHQIVDSQAKLLLNESGQPLFADLSTIPAESLQDGPLHVGEPLDDPAALALLIYTSGTTGLPKGVMLDHANIEAMTSMGREALQVTAADHCLLVLPLFHVNGIVVSILVPLSAGGRVTLRRRFDIEAFFNDVEQLRPTYFSAVPTIYAMLNALPATVRPDTASLRFGVCGAAPASADLLKNFEARYGFALVEGYGLSEGTCASTLNPIAGLRKPGTVGLPFPGQRIAIADARGVHLPPGATGEVLVQGPNVMRGYLGKPVETAKTVVDGWLHTGDIGRIDADGYLSIVGRIKEMIIRGGENIYPKEIEDVLHDFPGVLEAAVIGAPHETLGEIVIACVAFRPGARGTSNALNEHCADRLTRYKRPAMIHVVDTLPKNAMGKIDKPKLRELTKGLRG comes from the coding sequence ATGCGACTTTCCTTACTTCCAGACTCTCGTGCGGCCTCGGCGCCGGATGCACCGTGCGTTGCCGATGCGCGCACCTCCTTGTCCAACCGCGACTTTCAAGCGCGCGTCCTCGCAGCGGCGAGCGTGCTCGCCGACCGGGGGATCGGCGCCGGGGATGTCGTCGCCCTCATGCTGCCCAACCAGGTCGAGTTCGTTGTGGCAATGTTCGCCGCCTGGCGTCTCGGGGCCGCGGTGACGCCCATCAACCCCGGCCTGACCATCAACGAGGCAACCCATCAGATTGTCGATTCGCAGGCGAAACTGCTCCTTAACGAAAGCGGCCAGCCGTTGTTCGCGGACCTGTCCACCATCCCTGCCGAGTCATTGCAGGATGGGCCGCTCCACGTGGGCGAGCCTCTCGACGACCCGGCCGCGTTGGCGCTGTTGATCTACACCAGCGGCACCACGGGGCTGCCCAAGGGCGTGATGCTGGATCATGCGAACATCGAGGCGATGACCAGCATGGGGCGAGAGGCGCTCCAAGTCACGGCTGCCGACCACTGCCTGCTGGTGCTGCCGCTGTTCCACGTCAACGGCATCGTGGTCAGCATCCTGGTACCGTTGTCGGCCGGCGGACGGGTCACGCTCCGGCGCCGCTTCGACATCGAGGCGTTCTTCAATGACGTCGAGCAACTGCGCCCAACTTACTTCTCCGCGGTGCCAACGATCTACGCCATGCTCAATGCGCTGCCGGCCACGGTGCGTCCCGACACGGCAAGCCTGCGTTTTGGCGTCTGCGGTGCGGCGCCCGCCTCGGCGGACCTGCTCAAGAACTTCGAAGCACGCTATGGCTTTGCGCTGGTCGAGGGCTACGGGCTGTCGGAAGGCACTTGCGCCTCGACGCTGAACCCCATTGCCGGTCTGCGCAAGCCCGGTACCGTTGGCCTGCCCTTCCCGGGCCAGCGCATCGCGATCGCAGACGCGCGGGGCGTTCACCTGCCACCCGGCGCCACCGGCGAGGTGCTGGTGCAAGGTCCAAACGTCATGCGCGGCTATCTGGGCAAGCCCGTGGAGACGGCGAAAACCGTGGTCGACGGCTGGTTGCACACGGGGGACATTGGCCGCATCGACGCGGACGGCTATCTGTCTATCGTGGGGCGAATCAAGGAGATGATCATCCGCGGAGGCGAGAACATCTATCCAAAGGAGATCGAGGATGTGCTCCACGATTTCCCCGGCGTGCTCGAGGCTGCGGTGATCGGCGCACCACACGAGACGCTAGGCGAAATCGTCATCGCCTGCGTCGCGTTCCGACCGGGCGCCAGGGGCACCTCGAACGCGTTGAACGAACACTGTGCCGACCGCCTGACGCGCTACAAGCGCCCCGCGATGATCCACGTCGTCGACACGCTGCCGAAGAATGCCATGGGCAAGATCGACAAGCCGAAACTACGCGAGCTGACCAAGGGGCTACGCGGATGA
- a CDS encoding Bug family tripartite tricarboxylate transporter substrate binding protein, whose amino-acid sequence MNAKSRRRYAAMLGTALLALTQISFADTYPSRPIKVVAPYAAGGAIDIVARTLSDPVGRALGQPMVVDNKTGAAGNLGVDAVAKAAPDGYTLTVALSSNLMINQFLYAKLPYNPGKDLTLIAKVADAPLVLVVNSHLGVNNLADLRKYVQAHKGKMSYGSWGVGTISHLSASRLNDLLDGDMAHVAYRGEAPMINDLVAGNIQLSFVTGAQAPQFIAAGRLKPIGVTGPARLAALPNVPILSEVGMNDPTLRAVGWVGVAAPAGTPEPIVQRLADEIDKALKKPDIRKRILDLGWTPSYQDPKGIAATYRREAPVWKEVVRQSGAKLD is encoded by the coding sequence ATGAATGCGAAATCGCGCCGCCGCTACGCGGCCATGCTCGGCACGGCATTGCTCGCCTTGACCCAGATTTCCTTTGCCGATACATACCCTTCTCGCCCGATCAAGGTCGTGGCCCCGTACGCGGCTGGCGGAGCGATCGACATCGTTGCACGCACGCTGTCAGACCCGGTAGGCCGCGCGCTCGGACAACCCATGGTCGTCGACAACAAGACAGGGGCGGCAGGCAACCTTGGCGTGGATGCCGTCGCCAAGGCAGCGCCAGACGGCTACACGTTGACCGTGGCCCTGAGCTCCAACCTGATGATCAACCAGTTCCTGTATGCGAAGCTGCCATACAACCCGGGCAAGGACCTGACGCTGATTGCAAAAGTCGCGGACGCCCCGCTCGTGCTTGTCGTGAACTCGCATCTCGGCGTCAACAACCTCGCGGACCTGCGCAAGTACGTGCAGGCCCACAAGGGCAAGATGTCGTATGGGTCGTGGGGAGTCGGGACCATTTCTCACCTCAGCGCGAGCCGGCTCAACGACCTGCTTGACGGCGACATGGCGCACGTCGCCTACCGCGGTGAAGCGCCGATGATCAACGACCTCGTCGCAGGGAACATCCAGCTTTCCTTCGTCACCGGTGCACAGGCGCCACAGTTCATTGCGGCCGGACGGCTGAAGCCCATCGGGGTGACGGGGCCGGCCCGCCTGGCAGCCTTGCCCAATGTCCCGATCTTGAGCGAGGTCGGCATGAATGACCCGACGCTACGCGCGGTGGGCTGGGTTGGCGTGGCCGCTCCGGCCGGAACGCCTGAGCCCATCGTCCAGCGACTGGCTGACGAAATCGACAAGGCACTGAAGAAGCCGGATATCCGGAAGCGCATCCTGGACCTCGGCTGGACACCCAGCTACCAGGACCCCAAGGGCATCGCCGCGACATACCGCCGCGAAGCCCCGGTCTGGAAGGAAGTCGTACGTCAATCCGGCGCAAAACTGGACTGA
- a CDS encoding alpha/beta hydrolase encodes MQAEEHYIAAEGGIELHAWVFRAAAGTGPVPAITMAHGFSGLKYRGLRAYAERFAAAGFAVIVHDHRNFGLSGGEVRGDIDPWRQIADWRRVITYLETLDGIDRQRIGIWGTSYAGGHAVVLGATDARIKVVAAQVPIVSGYEQSLRRVAPDARAAQQALFNEDDLAQLRGEAPMMQRVVSLDPAVRAVYRSREMMEFHDAFEIPDGVDHSEFVTVRSTRLSQMYEPGQWISRIGPKPLLMVVAEHDTVTPTDLALAAYERAVEPKQLRIIGGGHFDAYRKEFEASSSAALNWYQKHLMPGTHL; translated from the coding sequence ATGCAAGCAGAAGAACACTACATCGCCGCCGAAGGCGGCATTGAACTCCACGCATGGGTGTTCCGGGCGGCAGCCGGCACGGGACCAGTTCCAGCGATCACGATGGCGCACGGCTTTTCCGGCCTCAAGTACCGGGGCCTACGCGCGTACGCCGAGCGGTTTGCGGCAGCCGGCTTTGCCGTGATCGTCCACGACCATCGCAACTTCGGCCTCAGTGGCGGCGAGGTTCGCGGCGATATCGATCCTTGGCGACAAATCGCAGACTGGCGCCGTGTCATCACCTACCTTGAGACGCTCGACGGCATCGATCGGCAACGCATCGGCATTTGGGGAACAAGTTATGCCGGAGGTCACGCGGTGGTGCTTGGCGCGACCGATGCCCGGATCAAGGTAGTGGCGGCGCAGGTCCCTATCGTCAGCGGCTACGAACAGAGCCTGCGACGAGTCGCACCTGACGCCCGCGCCGCTCAGCAAGCGCTCTTCAACGAGGACGATCTTGCGCAACTGCGTGGGGAAGCGCCGATGATGCAGCGTGTGGTGAGTCTCGACCCCGCCGTGCGTGCCGTCTACCGGTCCAGGGAGATGATGGAGTTCCATGACGCTTTCGAGATTCCGGACGGCGTCGATCACAGCGAATTCGTTACCGTGCGCTCGACAAGGCTGTCCCAGATGTATGAACCGGGTCAGTGGATTTCACGCATTGGGCCGAAGCCGCTGCTCATGGTGGTGGCGGAGCACGACACGGTGACACCAACCGATCTCGCGCTGGCCGCCTATGAACGGGCCGTGGAGCCAAAGCAGCTCAGGATTATCGGCGGTGGGCACTTCGACGCCTACCGCAAGGAGTTCGAGGCTTCCAGCAGCGCCGCGTTGAATTGGTATCAGAAACACCTGATGCCCGGGACACACCTATGA
- a CDS encoding SDR family NAD(P)-dependent oxidoreductase: MTSPISIFDLRGKAAFISGASSGIGQHTARMLAKAGAAVALAARRTDRLDAVVAELRSERHKACAVRLDVTDPSTIEPAWREAEHQLGQPIDILFNNAGVIYIERFTSQSYEAVSRIFDTNLKGAFMVAQEAARHMSTHGQGSIINIASSSGLRAGGQMSSYGASKAALIHLTQIMALELARKGVRVNALAPGNIQTDMQAEFTERGIEDGIMKRIPMRRFGEPSDLDGATLLLASDAGRYMTGAVIPVDGGQVLSWM; this comes from the coding sequence ATGACTAGTCCAATTTCCATCTTTGACCTGCGAGGCAAGGCCGCCTTCATATCCGGTGCATCAAGCGGTATTGGTCAACACACTGCCCGTATGCTGGCAAAAGCGGGCGCAGCCGTTGCCCTGGCGGCTCGCCGAACGGATCGTCTCGACGCGGTTGTAGCCGAACTACGGTCTGAGCGACACAAGGCCTGTGCAGTAAGACTCGACGTCACCGACCCGTCGACCATTGAGCCGGCATGGCGCGAAGCCGAACATCAACTCGGCCAGCCGATCGACATCCTGTTCAACAACGCCGGTGTCATCTACATCGAGCGCTTTACCTCCCAGTCATACGAAGCGGTATCCCGCATCTTCGACACCAACCTGAAAGGCGCCTTCATGGTCGCGCAGGAGGCCGCACGCCATATGTCGACGCACGGCCAGGGCAGCATCATCAATATCGCCTCGTCGTCGGGGTTGCGCGCCGGTGGCCAGATGTCGAGTTACGGCGCATCCAAGGCCGCACTCATACACCTGACGCAAATCATGGCCCTTGAACTCGCCAGGAAGGGGGTGCGCGTCAACGCCCTGGCACCGGGCAACATTCAGACAGACATGCAGGCGGAATTCACCGAGCGCGGCATCGAGGACGGCATCATGAAGCGAATCCCGATGCGCCGCTTTGGCGAGCCCTCCGATCTCGACGGCGCGACGTTGCTTCTCGCCTCCGATGCCGGCCGTTACATGACCGGTGCGGTCATTCCTGTCGACGGCGGACAAGTCCTTAGCTGGATGTAA
- a CDS encoding GMC oxidoreductase produces the protein MSVHVSACHASLNVIRMATTVVPNTIAMRKTPFDFDWLIIGSGFGGSVSALRLAEKGYRVGVFERGRRYRDKDLPESAWQFRKYLWAPRLGLKGIMRMSLFRHVFFPSQSGVGGGSTVYGGVLYRAKQEFFENAQWRELGRWEELLQPHYATAERMLGVKTVPFDSPNQQLARRMAQHFGTEHTFTRAPTGVFFGEPGKTVKDPYFGGEGPDRTGCTRCGACMVGCRVGAVNSLLKNYLWFAEKRGVQILAEREVVDVRPLGAADGSEGYRVTTQRPGSLWFGSDRQIHTARGVVFAGGSLGTNDLLANCKHGGSLPLISDRLGQLVRTNSESVLNVRLPEDRRTWNDVTASSSVHVDHDTHIEFLTYGRNADFLSLLCTLLVGNGNRLTRPLKWLGNVVLHPLQWCRSMWPVGWSRRMVMLLVMQTLDNAIKLRARKRWFGRGYRLVTEQNRDKPNPTYIEVGNQAAQWLAKHTGGIAQSNVLEALGNIPTTAHVLGGAVIGADDASGVIDRHLHIFGYRNLLVCDGAAMPANPGVNPALTITALAEYAMAQIPPAVPAPVPESPIAR, from the coding sequence ATGTCAGTGCATGTCAGTGCATGTCATGCGTCCCTGAACGTCATCAGGATGGCAACGACTGTAGTACCGAACACGATTGCTATGCGCAAAACTCCCTTCGACTTTGATTGGCTCATCATTGGTTCAGGCTTCGGCGGGAGTGTTTCTGCTCTGCGACTTGCCGAAAAAGGCTATCGGGTCGGTGTCTTCGAACGCGGCAGGCGCTATCGAGACAAGGACCTCCCGGAATCCGCATGGCAGTTCAGAAAGTACTTGTGGGCACCCCGTCTTGGTTTGAAGGGGATCATGCGCATGTCGCTATTCCGGCATGTCTTCTTCCCGAGTCAGTCCGGCGTTGGCGGTGGCAGCACAGTCTATGGCGGCGTACTGTACCGTGCCAAGCAAGAGTTCTTCGAGAACGCGCAGTGGCGCGAGCTTGGTCGCTGGGAGGAGCTGCTACAGCCGCACTACGCCACCGCCGAACGCATGCTCGGCGTAAAGACCGTGCCCTTCGATTCGCCAAACCAGCAATTGGCTCGAAGAATGGCACAACATTTCGGGACCGAACACACGTTCACCCGGGCGCCAACCGGCGTCTTCTTTGGTGAGCCCGGCAAGACTGTCAAGGATCCTTACTTTGGCGGCGAAGGACCCGACCGTACAGGATGCACGCGCTGCGGTGCATGCATGGTGGGCTGCCGAGTGGGTGCCGTGAACTCGCTGTTGAAAAACTATCTCTGGTTCGCGGAGAAGCGAGGCGTGCAGATTTTGGCAGAGCGTGAGGTCGTTGATGTGCGCCCGCTGGGCGCGGCGGATGGCAGCGAAGGCTACCGAGTGACTACCCAACGCCCCGGCAGCCTCTGGTTCGGTAGCGATCGCCAGATTCACACCGCACGCGGCGTCGTGTTCGCAGGTGGTTCACTTGGCACCAATGATTTGCTAGCCAACTGCAAGCATGGTGGGTCACTGCCCCTGATCAGCGACCGTCTTGGTCAACTGGTGCGCACCAACAGCGAATCGGTTCTGAACGTTCGCCTGCCCGAGGATCGCAGAACCTGGAACGATGTCACCGCCAGCAGCAGTGTTCACGTCGATCATGATACGCACATCGAATTTCTTACTTACGGCCGCAACGCCGATTTCTTGAGTCTGCTTTGCACGCTGCTGGTCGGCAACGGCAATCGCTTGACGCGACCCCTTAAGTGGCTGGGTAACGTCGTACTGCATCCGCTGCAATGGTGCAGGTCAATGTGGCCAGTCGGCTGGAGCCGCCGCATGGTGATGCTGCTGGTGATGCAGACTCTGGACAACGCCATCAAGCTGCGGGCAAGGAAGCGGTGGTTCGGCCGAGGCTACCGGCTGGTGACAGAGCAAAATCGTGACAAGCCCAACCCCACGTACATCGAAGTGGGCAATCAAGCCGCTCAATGGTTGGCGAAGCATACCGGCGGTATCGCTCAAAGCAACGTGCTGGAGGCGCTGGGCAACATTCCGACCACCGCTCACGTTCTGGGTGGAGCCGTCATCGGCGCCGATGACGCGAGCGGCGTGATCGATCGTCATCTGCATATTTTTGGCTACCGGAACCTGCTGGTGTGCGATGGTGCCGCGATGCCGGCAAATCCTGGCGTGAATCCGGCGCTGACGATCACTGCGCTAGCCGAGTACGCCATGGCGCAGATTCCCCCAGCCGTTCCGGCACCTGTCCCGGAATCGCCAATAGCACGCTGA